The genomic window CACCGACGCCCCGCACTCCAGAATCTCCCGCAACGCCTCCGCCGTCTCCGCCGCATCCCGCACCACCGGCTCCGCACCCCAGTGCCCGAACCAGCCGCACCAGAACTCCATGCACATCAACGGCCCGGCCGGCCGATGACGGCGCACCACCCCGAACGCCTCCCGCGCCCCCGAACCGAAATTCGCCGTCGCGAGCACACCCGGCACCGAACCCCCCGTCAGCATGTGATCCTCCGGCCCGTCCGACGTGAACAACGGCACCGTCACCCCGGAGCGCCGCAGAAGACCTGCCAGCCACTCCAGATGCACCCCGTCCGAGCCGTAACTCCCGTACTCGTTCTCCACCTGCACCATGACCACCGGGCCACCCCGCCCCGCCTGCCGCCGCACCACCTGAGGCAGCAACTCCCCGAACCAGCGCTCCACCTCGGCCCCGTACTCCGCGTCCCTCGTCCGCACCCGCCGGCCGAACCGGCCCGTCACCCACGCGGGCAGCCCCCCGTTCTCCCACTCGGCGCAGATATACGGCCCCGGACGCACGATCGCCAGCAGCCCGGCCCGCCCCACCGCGTCCAGAAAGCGCCCCAGCGCCCCCACGTCACGCAACACCCCCGGCCGCGGCTCGTGCAGATTCCACGGCACATACGTCTCCACGCAGTTCAGGCCCATCGCCCGCAGCATCGACAACCGGTGCTCCCACTGCGCCTCATGCACCCGGAAGTAGTGCATCGCCCCCGACAACAACCGCACCGGCCTCCCGTCGAGAAGGAAATCGTCGCCCACCACAGCGAAGTCAGTCATCGCGCGCATCACCCCTGTGTCCGAGATCCGTAACGGCCCACAGCATCGCCGCCCACCGGCCCACGGTCCATCCCCGACCCCGGGACCCGCCCACCGGCCACCGACACCACCCCGGCCACCCACCCAGCGTTACGTCTAAGCTCGTCGACCATGACCACGAGCAACACGGACGCGCACGTCACCGCCGAACTGAATCGGCTGCGCGAAAGCATCGACAACATCGACGCCGCAGTCGTCCACATGCTCGCCGAGCGCTTCAAAGCCACCCAGCAGGTCGGCCACCTCAAAGCCCAGCACCACCTGCCGCCCGCCGACCCCGCCCGCGAAGCCCGCCAGATCACCCGGCTCAGGCAGCTCGCCGAAAGCGCCCGGCTCGACCCCGCCTTCGCCGAGAAGCTGCTGAACTTCATCGTCGCCGAGGTCATCCGCCACCACGAGCGCATCGCCGAGGAATCCGCCGGCACCGAGGACTGACCCCCTGCCCGCCACGCGGCACCC from Streptomyces sp. NBC_01341 includes these protein-coding regions:
- a CDS encoding chorismate mutase; the protein is MTTSNTDAHVTAELNRLRESIDNIDAAVVHMLAERFKATQQVGHLKAQHHLPPADPAREARQITRLRQLAESARLDPAFAEKLLNFIVAEVIRHHERIAEESAGTED